In Helicobacter bilis, a genomic segment contains:
- a CDS encoding cytochrome b/b6 domain-containing protein → MKTESMILRQSLQNRIVHWGVAFSTFILIASGIFQMPVSKRYMINELPLMAWSGDYHISLMLHYVGAFGLIFFVAFHLYFHIARAEFDIFPKKGDGVKSLKIIKAMLFGGQEPKSEKYLPEQRLAYFFIGLVLLLLIITGLIKTLKNLAGWNISDSLYLWSAQLHNLGMFLIILGIIGHLAAFIFKANRPLLRAMFSGKVDSHYIVERHSLWQEGVKMARDKVAENNLDSISCHIKPLGEVSNTESTQNKD, encoded by the coding sequence ATGAAAACAGAATCTATGATATTGCGTCAAAGTCTGCAAAATCGTATCGTGCATTGGGGTGTGGCATTTAGCACATTTATTTTGATTGCAAGTGGGATTTTCCAAATGCCTGTGTCAAAGCGGTATATGATAAATGAACTGCCCCTAATGGCGTGGAGTGGGGACTATCACATAAGCTTAATGCTGCATTATGTAGGGGCGTTTGGGCTGATATTTTTTGTGGCGTTTCACTTGTATTTTCATATCGCAAGGGCGGAGTTTGATATATTCCCCAAAAAAGGCGATGGGGTGAAAAGCCTAAAGATTATTAAAGCTATGCTTTTTGGTGGGCAAGAGCCAAAGAGTGAAAAATATCTACCTGAACAAAGACTAGCGTATTTTTTCATAGGGCTTGTGCTGCTGCTTTTAATCATTACCGGCTTAATTAAAACGCTCAAAAACCTTGCTGGGTGGAATATAAGCGATAGTTTGTATCTATGGAGTGCGCAGCTGCATAATCTTGGAATGTTTCTTATCATACTTGGAATCATCGGGCATTTAGCGGCATTTATCTTCAAGGCAAATCGTCCGCTTTTACGAGCAATGTTTAGTGGCAAGGTAGATTCTCACTATATTGTGGAGCGACATAGCTTGTGGCAAGAGGGGGTGAAAATGGCTAGGGATAAAGTAGCAGAAAATAATCTAGATTCTATAAGCTGTCATATCAAGCCTTTAGGCGAAGTATCTAACACAGAATCCACACAAAATAAGGACTAA